The Anolis sagrei isolate rAnoSag1 chromosome Y, rAnoSag1.mat, whole genome shotgun sequence genome contains a region encoding:
- the LOC137095487 gene encoding transcription factor MafK isoform X2, translated as MTTNPKPNKALKVKEESGENAPVLSDDELVSMSVRELNQHLRGLTKEEVIRLKQRRRTLKNRGYAASCRIKRVTQKEELERQRVELQQEVEKLARENSSMKLELDALRSKYEALQTFARTVARGPITPTKVATTSVITIVKSAEISSSSVPFSAAS; from the exons ATGACGACTAATCCAAAGCCGAACAAAGCATTAAAG GTCAAGGAGGAGTCAGGAGAGAACGCCCCGGTGCTCAGTGACGATGAACTCGTGTCGATGTCTGTGCGGGAGCTGAACCAGCACTTGCGGGGTCTGACGAAAGAGGAGGTCATCCGCCTGAAGCAGCGGCGGCGCACGCTCAAGAACCGGGGCTACGCTGCCAGCTGCCGCATCAAGCGCGTGACACAGAAGGAGGAGCTGGAGAGGCAGCGGGTGGAGCTGCAGCAGGAGGTGGAGAAACTCGCCCGGGAGAACAGCAGCATGAAGCTCGAGCTGGATGCCCTGCGCTCCAAGTATGAGGCCCTGCAGACCTTTGCCCGCACGGTCGCCCGAGGGCCCATCACCCCGACCAAAGTCGCCACCACCAGCGTCATCACCATCGTGAAGTCGGCAGAAATCTCTTCCAGCTCAGTGCCCTTTTCAGCAGCGTCCTAG
- the LOC137095487 gene encoding transcription factor MafK isoform X1, with amino-acid sequence MRAAEKSLKGLSEGLLGRALQSQVAISEQFCPEDGAQVMTTNPKPNKALKVKEESGENAPVLSDDELVSMSVRELNQHLRGLTKEEVIRLKQRRRTLKNRGYAASCRIKRVTQKEELERQRVELQQEVEKLARENSSMKLELDALRSKYEALQTFARTVARGPITPTKVATTSVITIVKSAEISSSSVPFSAAS; translated from the exons ATGCGGGCAGCAGAGAAGAGCTTGAAAGGCCTGAGCGAGGGCCTCCTTGGAAGGGCTCTGCAAAGCCAAG TTGCAATTTCTGAGCAGTTCTGTCCAGAAGACGGTGCCCAGGTTATGACGACTAATCCAAAGCCGAACAAAGCATTAAAG GTCAAGGAGGAGTCAGGAGAGAACGCCCCGGTGCTCAGTGACGATGAACTCGTGTCGATGTCTGTGCGGGAGCTGAACCAGCACTTGCGGGGTCTGACGAAAGAGGAGGTCATCCGCCTGAAGCAGCGGCGGCGCACGCTCAAGAACCGGGGCTACGCTGCCAGCTGCCGCATCAAGCGCGTGACACAGAAGGAGGAGCTGGAGAGGCAGCGGGTGGAGCTGCAGCAGGAGGTGGAGAAACTCGCCCGGGAGAACAGCAGCATGAAGCTCGAGCTGGATGCCCTGCGCTCCAAGTATGAGGCCCTGCAGACCTTTGCCCGCACGGTCGCCCGAGGGCCCATCACCCCGACCAAAGTCGCCACCACCAGCGTCATCACCATCGTGAAGTCGGCAGAAATCTCTTCCAGCTCAGTGCCCTTTTCAGCAGCGTCCTAG